A stretch of Chelativorans sp. AA-79 DNA encodes these proteins:
- a CDS encoding MarR family transcriptional regulator, with translation MADRVPKEVALALEALAFAKSFHRQLSLALEAAGIAVTPTQARVLLTVAENEGLRQTQLAQLLCCEAMTLVGALDRLQAAGLVKRELDEDDRRARRVLLQPEAIPLVRRIKKLVTELCVATGNELDDQAVKRSRDILSRMRGNLAELAAGASPARRTDQRAEERSGSDQKYSVEHNQDRYLSPSQCRMARVGLGLSVRELARQAKVSGLTVTRLENGNVSCPDEVLDALKQVLESNGAEFINENGGGPGVRLRK, from the coding sequence ATGGCCGATAGAGTTCCGAAAGAGGTCGCCCTTGCCCTTGAAGCGCTCGCCTTTGCCAAGTCGTTCCACCGACAGCTTTCGCTCGCACTCGAGGCTGCGGGGATTGCAGTGACGCCTACCCAGGCGCGCGTGCTCTTGACGGTGGCGGAAAATGAAGGTCTCCGCCAGACGCAATTGGCGCAATTGCTTTGCTGCGAGGCCATGACCCTCGTCGGCGCGCTCGATCGCTTGCAGGCTGCCGGCCTGGTCAAGCGGGAGCTTGACGAAGACGACCGCCGAGCGAGGCGGGTTCTATTGCAGCCCGAGGCGATTCCACTCGTCAGAAGGATCAAGAAACTCGTAACAGAGCTCTGCGTTGCCACTGGCAACGAATTGGACGACCAAGCGGTGAAACGGTCACGGGATATCCTATCGCGAATGCGTGGGAATCTTGCCGAGCTTGCGGCAGGCGCGTCTCCTGCGCGCAGAACTGATCAGAGGGCAGAGGAGCGTTCCGGCAGCGACCAGAAATACAGTGTCGAGCACAACCAAGATCGTTACCTTTCTCCGTCTCAGTGCCGGATGGCCAGAGTAGGGCTGGGACTCTCCGTCCGTGAACTCGCGAGACAGGCAAAGGTCTCTGGACTTACGGTTACCCGCCTTGAGAATGGCAACGTCTCGTGCCCTGACGAAGTGCTAGACGCTCTGAAACAGGTCTTGGAATCAAACGGCGCGGAGTTCATCAACGAGAATGGAGGCGGTCCGGGTGTGCGGCTCCGAAAGTAA
- the cydB gene encoding cytochrome d ubiquinol oxidase subunit II, with protein MPFDLAFIWAGLIAFAVLTYVVLDGFDLGIGILFPFGRSESDKDLMMNSVAPVWDGNETWLVLGGGGLFAVFPLAYAIVMPALYMPITLMLLALVFRGVSFEYRWRTRRWKGVWDAAFFGGSFLAALCQGIALGALVQGIEVEGRAYAGGWFDWLTPFSILTGLAVVVGYALLGAAWLVMKTEGDVQAQMRRHAWWLGTATLVLIGLVSLLTPLQDGIYFQRWFSLPGSLWTMIVPLVMLTLVWLFYTGLNDHRDLQPFLSALGFFVVSFVGIGISFYPMMVPPSLTIWEAAAPDSSLAFALVGAAVLIPIILAYTAYAYWVFRGKMDPEAGYH; from the coding sequence ATGCCGTTCGATCTTGCATTCATCTGGGCCGGCCTGATCGCCTTCGCCGTGCTCACCTATGTTGTTCTCGACGGCTTCGATCTCGGGATCGGAATCCTGTTTCCATTTGGCCGGTCCGAGAGCGACAAGGACCTGATGATGAACTCGGTCGCTCCGGTCTGGGACGGCAACGAAACCTGGCTGGTGCTGGGCGGCGGCGGGCTCTTCGCCGTCTTCCCGCTGGCCTACGCCATCGTCATGCCGGCACTCTATATGCCGATCACCCTGATGCTTCTGGCGCTCGTCTTCCGTGGCGTCTCCTTCGAGTACCGGTGGCGGACACGGCGCTGGAAAGGCGTCTGGGATGCGGCCTTCTTCGGCGGATCGTTCCTCGCAGCGCTCTGTCAGGGCATCGCGCTCGGCGCCCTCGTGCAGGGGATCGAAGTCGAAGGTCGCGCCTATGCAGGTGGCTGGTTCGACTGGCTGACGCCGTTCTCGATCCTGACGGGACTTGCCGTCGTGGTCGGATACGCGCTCCTCGGCGCCGCCTGGCTGGTGATGAAGACCGAAGGCGACGTCCAGGCGCAGATGCGCAGACACGCATGGTGGCTCGGCACGGCCACGCTCGTGTTGATCGGGCTCGTCAGTCTGCTGACCCCGCTCCAGGACGGGATATACTTTCAGCGCTGGTTCAGCTTGCCGGGCAGTCTCTGGACGATGATCGTCCCGCTCGTCATGCTAACGCTGGTCTGGCTGTTCTACACAGGATTGAACGACCATAGGGATCTGCAGCCGTTCCTCTCGGCCCTCGGTTTCTTCGTGGTCAGTTTCGTCGGAATCGGGATCAGCTTCTATCCGATGATGGTGCCGCCGAGCCTCACGATCTGGGAAGCTGCAGCGCCCGACAGCAGTCTTGCGTTCGCTCTCGTCGGCGCAGCAGTCTTGATCCCGATAATCCTAGCCTATACCGCCTATGCCTATTGGGTGTTCCGCGGCAAGATGGACCCGGAGGCCGGGTATCACTGA
- a CDS encoding cytochrome ubiquinol oxidase subunit I has product MFDSFSAETLARFQFAFTVSFHIIFPAFTIGLASYVAVLNGLWLRTRDRTYLKLFDYWKKIFAIAFGMGVVSGIVMSYQFGTNWSVFSDRAGPVIGPLMAYEVLSAFFLEAGFLGIMLFGREKVGDRLHMFATAMVAFGTLMSAFWILSANSWMQTPQGHAISEAGQFVPEDWWAIVFNPSFPYRLAHMVLAAFLTTALVVGAVGGVHLLRDRSDREARRMFSMAMWMAAIVTPIQIFAGDLHGLNTLEHQPAKVMAMEGHYESHPDGAPLILFGIPNEEQRRIDYALEIPNLSSLILKHHWDAPLEGLDTIPDDEEPPVGIVFFSFRVMVGLGFAMLGLGLWSLWARWRGRLYDSLWLHRTAVLMGPSGFVAVLAGWITTEVGRQPFTVYGMLRTSDSLAPVDAPAVATSLLAFIVVYFFIFGAGTFYMLRMMNMRAGTPKLGLREGPIRTAGITPAPEIDPDFIPGE; this is encoded by the coding sequence ATGTTCGACAGCTTCAGTGCAGAAACGCTTGCCCGGTTCCAGTTCGCGTTCACCGTGTCCTTCCACATCATCTTTCCAGCCTTCACGATCGGCCTGGCCAGCTATGTTGCCGTCCTGAACGGCCTTTGGCTGCGAACACGGGACAGGACGTATCTGAAGCTGTTCGACTACTGGAAGAAGATCTTCGCCATTGCCTTCGGGATGGGTGTCGTGTCGGGCATCGTGATGTCCTACCAGTTCGGCACCAATTGGTCGGTCTTTTCGGATCGCGCTGGACCGGTGATCGGCCCGCTTATGGCCTATGAGGTTCTTTCGGCCTTCTTCCTCGAGGCAGGGTTCCTCGGAATCATGCTGTTCGGTCGCGAGAAGGTCGGCGACCGGCTTCATATGTTCGCCACGGCCATGGTCGCTTTCGGCACGCTGATGTCGGCCTTCTGGATACTGTCAGCCAACAGCTGGATGCAGACGCCACAGGGCCACGCCATCAGTGAAGCGGGCCAATTCGTGCCGGAGGATTGGTGGGCGATCGTCTTTAACCCGTCCTTTCCCTACCGCCTTGCACACATGGTGCTCGCGGCCTTCCTAACGACCGCCCTGGTCGTTGGCGCGGTCGGCGGAGTTCACCTCCTGCGCGATCGCTCGGACCGGGAGGCACGGCGCATGTTCTCCATGGCCATGTGGATGGCCGCCATCGTCACCCCGATCCAGATCTTCGCCGGCGACTTGCATGGCCTCAACACGCTCGAGCATCAGCCTGCCAAGGTCATGGCGATGGAAGGTCATTACGAGAGCCATCCTGATGGCGCCCCGCTCATCCTGTTCGGAATCCCGAACGAAGAGCAACGGCGGATCGACTACGCGCTCGAGATCCCGAACCTGAGCTCACTGATCCTGAAACACCACTGGGACGCCCCTCTCGAGGGCCTCGACACCATTCCCGACGATGAGGAGCCTCCGGTCGGGATCGTCTTCTTCAGCTTCCGCGTGATGGTGGGGCTCGGTTTCGCGATGCTCGGACTCGGGCTTTGGAGCCTCTGGGCGCGCTGGCGCGGGCGGCTCTATGACAGCCTGTGGCTGCATCGCACGGCCGTCCTGATGGGGCCGAGCGGCTTTGTGGCGGTTCTGGCGGGCTGGATCACCACCGAGGTCGGCCGGCAGCCCTTCACAGTCTACGGAATGCTTCGCACCAGCGACAGTCTCGCTCCGGTCGATGCCCCCGCCGTGGCGACGTCGCTTCTGGCCTTCATCGTCGTCTATTTCTTCATCTTCGGTGCGGGTACGTTCTACATGCTCCGAATGATGAACATGCGCGCCGGCACACCGAAGCTGGGTCTGCGCGAAGGACCGATCCGGACCGCCGGCATTACGCCCGCCCCCGAGATTGATCCTGATTTCATCCCCGGAGAGTAA
- a CDS encoding multicopper oxidase domain-containing protein, whose protein sequence is MDRRRFLTLAATTLAIPGLIGRANASPVAGQSLPIPDILDVTGSADAVLEAIQGTTAFVDGGAARTTGYSQSYLGPVLRMRRGEIARPVVRNRLDSPVTAHWHGAHVAGAVDGGPQLAIASGGTWAPELEIDQPAATLWYHSHIHGQTGRQVYHGLAGMMIVEDPGAKNPGLPSEWGVDDIPVIIQDRRFGRGGELAYDLDMPTVMHGFQGDTILVNGAVQPNASVARGLVRLRLLNGSNARIYTLKFEDGRGFHQIASDGGFLPAPVARDSLVLAPAERAEIVMDLSDGATVRMVSLPDANSPMEGMMGGGGMMQRMMGGMDGTDPEAVTDEGAFAVLSLTPDRPAPASQALPRVLAGGPAPITAEPVRRRRIDLQMGPMAMRGAGNPLAINGQSYDMGRIDFETRRGEVELWEVSSDMMAHPFHVHGTAFTVLSRNGRSVPFEQLGAKDILLVDGKAEILVEFRKPADRAAPYMFHCHILEHEDGGMMGQFTVA, encoded by the coding sequence ATGGACCGCCGCCGCTTCCTGACCCTTGCCGCCACCACTCTGGCCATTCCCGGTCTGATTGGTCGCGCCAATGCGAGCCCGGTCGCGGGCCAGTCCCTGCCGATCCCTGACATCCTGGATGTCACGGGCTCCGCCGACGCTGTTCTGGAGGCGATCCAGGGCACGACGGCCTTTGTCGACGGCGGTGCGGCTCGCACAACAGGGTACAGCCAATCTTATCTCGGCCCGGTGCTGCGAATGCGCCGGGGCGAGATTGCCAGGCCGGTGGTGAGGAACCGTCTCGACAGTCCCGTGACCGCGCATTGGCACGGGGCGCATGTTGCCGGTGCTGTGGACGGCGGTCCCCAACTCGCCATTGCCTCGGGCGGGACATGGGCGCCGGAGTTGGAGATTGACCAGCCGGCGGCGACGCTCTGGTATCATTCGCACATTCACGGACAGACCGGACGACAGGTCTATCACGGGCTCGCCGGCATGATGATTGTCGAGGATCCGGGTGCGAAAAATCCAGGGCTGCCCTCGGAGTGGGGTGTGGACGACATACCGGTGATCATTCAGGATCGTCGGTTCGGGCGCGGCGGGGAACTCGCTTATGACCTCGACATGCCGACCGTCATGCACGGTTTTCAAGGAGATACGATCCTCGTCAACGGCGCGGTGCAGCCGAACGCCAGCGTCGCACGCGGTCTTGTGCGCCTGCGTTTGCTGAACGGCTCCAATGCACGGATCTACACGCTGAAGTTCGAAGACGGGCGCGGGTTTCACCAGATCGCGTCGGACGGTGGTTTTCTGCCCGCGCCCGTGGCGCGGGATTCGCTGGTGCTGGCTCCTGCCGAGCGGGCCGAAATTGTCATGGACCTGTCGGATGGTGCAACCGTCCGGATGGTTTCGTTGCCTGATGCGAATTCGCCGATGGAAGGCATGATGGGCGGCGGCGGGATGATGCAGCGCATGATGGGCGGTATGGATGGCACTGATCCGGAAGCCGTGACGGATGAGGGCGCATTCGCGGTCCTGAGCCTTACACCCGACCGCCCCGCACCCGCTTCGCAGGCACTGCCGCGCGTCCTTGCCGGCGGACCCGCGCCAATCACCGCCGAGCCGGTGCGGCGCCGGCGGATCGATCTTCAGATGGGTCCGATGGCCATGCGCGGCGCCGGCAACCCGCTGGCCATCAACGGCCAATCCTACGACATGGGCCGGATCGACTTCGAAACGCGACGTGGAGAGGTCGAACTCTGGGAGGTGTCATCCGACATGATGGCGCATCCCTTCCATGTGCATGGCACCGCGTTCACCGTCCTGAGCCGCAACGGACGCAGCGTTCCCTTCGAACAATTGGGAGCCAAGGACATCCTCCTGGTCGACGGCAAGGCGGAGATCCTCGTCGAATTCCGAAAACCCGCCGACCGCGCGGCACCCTACATGTTCCACTGCCACATCCTCGAACACGAGGATGGCGGCATGATGGGACAGTTCACCGTCGCCTGA
- a CDS encoding peroxiredoxin — MPLLLGDTVPDFTADTTLGPISFHEWIGDDWAFFFSHPADFTPVCTTEMGRTSQLSAEFDKRGVKPIGLSTDTVDEHLKWIEDVNDTQNTTLRFPIVADPDLKIARLYDMIHPAQSETAAVRSVFIIDNEKKLRLTMTYPMSVGRNFDEILRVIDALKTGDAMGVALPADWRPGDYAIIPPSIPNDQAKGLFPQGWEELRPYLRKVKLNA, encoded by the coding sequence ATGCCTCTGCTACTAGGAGACACCGTTCCGGACTTCACCGCCGACACGACGCTCGGACCGATCTCGTTCCATGAATGGATCGGAGACGACTGGGCCTTCTTCTTCAGCCATCCGGCGGACTTCACGCCGGTCTGCACCACCGAGATGGGCCGGACATCGCAACTCAGCGCCGAGTTCGACAAGCGCGGCGTCAAGCCGATCGGGCTCAGCACCGACACGGTCGATGAGCATCTGAAATGGATCGAGGACGTCAACGACACGCAGAACACGACGCTGCGGTTCCCTATCGTCGCGGACCCGGATCTGAAAATCGCGCGGCTCTACGACATGATCCATCCGGCCCAGTCCGAAACCGCCGCCGTGCGCTCGGTCTTCATCATCGACAATGAAAAGAAGCTGCGCCTGACAATGACCTACCCGATGAGTGTCGGGCGCAACTTCGACGAGATCCTGCGTGTGATCGACGCGCTGAAGACCGGCGATGCAATGGGCGTTGCGCTCCCCGCCGACTGGCGTCCGGGCGATTACGCGATTATCCCGCCGTCGATCCCGAACGATCAGGCCAAGGGGCTGTTTCCCCAGGGCTGGGAAGAACTTCGCCCCTATCTGCGCAAGGTAAAGCTGAACGCCTGA
- a CDS encoding Rrf2 family transcriptional regulator, with translation MKLTAYSNYALRSLQLAALRAPDLIRVDDVVRVHGLARPHIVKIVHELGRAGFVKTQRGRGGGFRLARPAEEIVVGDVIRLTEGPLDVVECFNPASNTCPLIGICRLSWGLHEATRAFMEVLDDLTLADISANHDQLLGRIATVEKGAPAPTRNAT, from the coding sequence ATGAAGCTCACGGCATATTCCAACTACGCGCTTCGATCACTTCAACTTGCCGCACTTAGGGCGCCGGATCTTATCCGCGTCGATGACGTGGTGCGGGTGCATGGGCTGGCCCGGCCGCACATCGTCAAGATCGTCCACGAGCTGGGACGCGCCGGCTTCGTCAAGACCCAGCGCGGGCGGGGCGGCGGGTTCCGTCTTGCACGTCCGGCCGAGGAGATCGTCGTGGGTGACGTCATCAGGTTGACCGAGGGACCGCTCGATGTTGTCGAATGTTTCAATCCGGCCTCGAATACATGCCCCCTCATTGGGATATGCCGGCTCTCCTGGGGCCTCCACGAGGCGACGCGGGCGTTCATGGAGGTGCTCGACGATCTCACGCTGGCTGACATCTCCGCCAATCACGATCAGCTGCTGGGGCGCATCGCGACGGTCGAGAAGGGCGCCCCGGCGCCGACGCGGAACGCGACATGA
- a CDS encoding Crp/Fnr family transcriptional regulator, producing MSIGDWTERFQGMRGLPRTVRDRLLASARVARYARGQTVFSPDNRPDNLLFLVEGTLRVSQTAESGREIVLYRVEAGESCVLTTACMLAEEAYNAEGVAETALVAVALSQETFDLLAAEEPAFRKFVFAAYSRRLLDLLHVVDEVAFGRIDVRLAARLLALAGTAVEVSATHDELARELGTAREVVSRVLQDFQKRGFVSQARGRVRLLSRESLTRIAESD from the coding sequence ATGAGCATCGGCGACTGGACCGAACGGTTCCAGGGTATGCGCGGTCTTCCCCGGACGGTGCGAGACAGGCTTCTCGCCAGCGCACGGGTTGCGCGATACGCACGCGGCCAAACTGTCTTCAGTCCCGACAACCGCCCTGACAATCTGCTGTTTCTGGTCGAAGGAACGCTCCGGGTCTCGCAAACGGCGGAATCGGGGCGCGAGATCGTGCTCTACCGGGTGGAGGCGGGTGAAAGCTGCGTGCTGACGACGGCCTGCATGCTGGCCGAAGAGGCCTACAACGCCGAGGGGGTGGCGGAAACGGCGCTGGTTGCCGTTGCGCTCTCGCAAGAGACCTTCGATCTGCTGGCGGCGGAGGAACCGGCCTTTCGCAAGTTCGTGTTTGCGGCCTATTCGCGCCGTCTGCTGGATCTCCTACATGTCGTGGACGAGGTGGCCTTCGGACGGATCGACGTGCGCCTTGCGGCGAGGCTGCTCGCCCTCGCCGGTACGGCCGTCGAGGTGTCGGCAACGCACGACGAGCTCGCCCGGGAGCTGGGCACGGCGCGCGAAGTCGTGTCCCGCGTCCTGCAGGACTTCCAGAAACGCGGGTTCGTAAGCCAGGCGCGCGGTCGGGTCCGGCTGCTCTCCAGGGAGAGTCTGACGCGGATCGCCGAAAGCGATTGA
- a CDS encoding DUF2892 domain-containing protein encodes MSVNVGTVDRIFRAALGLALLYLAFLSGLPLFEGALLKYGAAVVGLVMLIVAATRVCPIYSVLGVKTCRA; translated from the coding sequence GTGAGCGTCAATGTTGGAACCGTCGATCGCATCTTTCGGGCCGCCCTTGGCCTCGCGCTTCTCTATCTCGCGTTTCTGAGCGGTCTGCCGCTCTTCGAAGGGGCGCTGCTCAAGTACGGCGCGGCTGTCGTGGGGCTCGTCATGCTGATCGTTGCCGCGACCCGTGTCTGCCCGATCTACTCGGTGCTCGGCGTCAAGACCTGCCGGGCCTGA
- a CDS encoding YeeE/YedE thiosulfate transporter family protein codes for METVFTPWASLGGGVLIGLAATLLMLFLGRIMGATGILAGLLTPSSGSEFAWRGAVLLGMVSGPLALLAITGEMPAVQVPISTAMLIGGGLLVGVGVTFGSGCTSGHGVCGMARLSVRSVAATLTFMITTFATVYVVRHVLGA; via the coding sequence ATGGAGACCGTGTTCACACCCTGGGCCTCCCTCGGCGGTGGCGTTCTGATCGGTCTCGCGGCCACGTTGCTGATGCTGTTTCTCGGCCGGATCATGGGCGCGACCGGCATTCTTGCGGGCTTGCTCACACCGTCCTCGGGCAGCGAGTTCGCATGGCGCGGCGCGGTGCTGCTCGGCATGGTGAGCGGGCCGCTTGCGCTGCTCGCGATCACCGGCGAGATGCCAGCGGTCCAGGTGCCCATTTCGACAGCGATGCTGATCGGGGGCGGGTTGCTGGTGGGTGTCGGCGTGACCTTCGGGTCCGGCTGCACGTCCGGGCATGGGGTGTGCGGCATGGCGCGCTTGAGCGTCAGGTCGGTCGCAGCGACGCTCACCTTCATGATCACCACCTTCGCCACGGTCTACGTCGTTCGTCACGTTCTGGGAGCCTGA
- a CDS encoding Dps family protein, whose product MTSNIEMTDEAKKACAEALSKVLADTYVLYLKTHNYHWNVEGPKFRSLHEMFEEQYRDLWSSIDDIAERIRALGHYAPGTYAKFQALSTVKDNEDIPAADDMLKELIADNGMVARTIRSALPTIQEAGDEASAGLLADRLTTHEKQLWMMKSMQAL is encoded by the coding sequence ATGACGAGCAACATCGAAATGACTGACGAAGCCAAGAAGGCATGCGCTGAGGCGCTCTCCAAGGTCCTAGCGGACACCTACGTCTTGTACCTCAAGACCCACAACTACCACTGGAACGTGGAAGGGCCGAAATTCCGTAGCTTGCATGAAATGTTCGAGGAGCAATACCGTGATCTATGGAGCTCGATCGACGATATCGCTGAACGGATTCGCGCCCTCGGGCATTATGCGCCGGGGACCTACGCGAAGTTCCAGGCCCTCTCCACCGTCAAGGACAACGAGGACATTCCGGCCGCGGACGACATGCTCAAGGAGCTGATCGCGGACAACGGAATGGTGGCCAGGACGATCCGCTCCGCGCTCCCGACGATCCAGGAGGCCGGCGACGAGGCCTCGGCCGGGCTGCTGGCCGACCGTCTCACGACGCACGAGAAGCAACTCTGGATGATGAAGAGCATGCAGGCCTTGTGA
- a CDS encoding bifunctional protein tyrosine phosphatase family protein/NAD(P)/FAD-dependent oxidoreductase — MNVNRIDDRLAVSPQIAPDDLATLAAEGYRAVICNRPDGESADQPSFEEIERASRENGLEARYLPVASGLVRDEDAEEFTGAMRTLPGPVLAYCRSGTRSATLWALSEAKRRPLAEILGKTKAAGYDMSGVARRVANGGKTPTDTGDAHYKVVIVGAGAAGIAVAASLKARKSDLEIAIIDPAEIHYYQPGWTMVGGGIFEAQETAKTMGILIPKGVTWIKAAVAAFEPQNNAVILDGCRVVKYDRLVVCPGLKLDWGKVEGLVETLGRNGVTSNYRYDLAPYTWQLVQEMRGGTAIFTQPPMPIKCAGAPQKAMYLSADHWHRSGRLKNIDIHFCNAGGVLFGVKDYVPALMEYVKKYDAKLDFFHNLVAVDGPARKATFEVKEPEKEPRRVEMAFDMMHVCPPQTAPDFIRVSPLADQAGWVDVDQATLRHKRFDNIWALGDVMNAPNAKTAAAARKQAPTVAENIVADIAGRSAVAQYDGYGSCPLTVERGKIVLAEFGYGGVVKPTFPSFLIDGTRPSRAAWFLKEKMLPPIYWQAMLKGREWMAKPELDVAAE, encoded by the coding sequence ATGAATGTCAACCGTATCGACGACCGACTTGCCGTGTCGCCGCAGATCGCCCCCGACGACCTCGCTACGCTTGCAGCCGAGGGCTATCGGGCAGTGATCTGCAACCGGCCCGATGGAGAGAGCGCGGACCAGCCGTCATTCGAGGAAATCGAGCGTGCGTCGCGCGAGAATGGCTTGGAGGCGCGGTATCTGCCTGTGGCGTCGGGCCTCGTGCGTGACGAGGATGCGGAGGAATTCACCGGAGCGATGCGCACCCTGCCTGGTCCCGTCCTGGCCTATTGCCGCTCGGGAACACGCTCGGCGACTCTTTGGGCGCTGTCCGAGGCGAAACGCCGTCCGCTCGCTGAGATCCTCGGCAAGACCAAGGCCGCGGGCTACGACATGTCGGGCGTCGCGCGCCGCGTCGCCAATGGGGGCAAGACACCGACCGACACGGGCGACGCCCACTACAAGGTGGTGATCGTTGGCGCGGGGGCAGCCGGTATTGCCGTCGCGGCAAGCCTCAAGGCGCGCAAGTCGGACCTCGAGATCGCGATCATCGATCCCGCCGAAATACACTATTACCAGCCCGGCTGGACGATGGTCGGTGGCGGCATATTCGAGGCGCAGGAAACCGCCAAGACCATGGGCATCCTGATCCCGAAGGGTGTCACCTGGATCAAGGCCGCGGTCGCTGCGTTCGAGCCGCAGAACAACGCTGTCATCCTGGATGGCTGCCGCGTGGTGAAATACGACCGGCTTGTTGTCTGCCCTGGTCTCAAATTGGACTGGGGCAAGGTCGAGGGGCTTGTCGAGACGCTCGGACGAAACGGCGTGACCTCGAACTATCGCTACGACCTCGCGCCCTATACCTGGCAACTGGTGCAGGAGATGCGGGGCGGGACTGCGATCTTCACGCAGCCTCCGATGCCCATCAAGTGCGCCGGCGCGCCGCAGAAGGCGATGTATCTCTCGGCCGACCACTGGCACCGGTCCGGACGGCTCAAGAATATCGACATTCACTTCTGCAACGCGGGCGGCGTTCTCTTCGGCGTGAAGGACTACGTGCCGGCGCTGATGGAGTACGTGAAGAAATACGACGCCAAGCTCGACTTCTTCCACAACCTCGTGGCGGTGGACGGCCCCGCCAGGAAAGCCACCTTCGAGGTCAAGGAGCCGGAGAAAGAGCCCCGGCGCGTCGAGATGGCATTCGACATGATGCATGTCTGCCCGCCGCAGACTGCGCCGGACTTCATCCGCGTCTCGCCGCTGGCCGATCAGGCCGGCTGGGTCGATGTCGACCAGGCGACACTACGGCACAAGAGGTTCGACAATATCTGGGCGCTCGGCGACGTGATGAACGCGCCCAATGCCAAAACGGCCGCCGCAGCGCGTAAGCAGGCGCCCACGGTGGCCGAGAATATTGTCGCCGATATCGCCGGACGTTCGGCCGTGGCGCAGTATGATGGCTACGGCTCGTGTCCGTTGACGGTCGAACGCGGCAAGATCGTGCTGGCGGAGTTCGGCTACGGCGGGGTGGTGAAGCCGACCTTCCCCTCCTTTCTGATCGACGGAACAAGGCCGAGCCGGGCGGCGTGGTTTCTGAAGGAAAAGATGCTGCCGCCGATCTACTGGCAGGCGATGCTGAAGGGCCGCGAATGGATGGCGAAGCCTGAGCTTGATGTTGCCGCCGAGTAA